One window of Acidobacteriota bacterium genomic DNA carries:
- a CDS encoding redox-sensing transcriptional repressor Rex, with protein sequence MVNNTNRLAAAIGNKRISESTIHRLSLYYRALFLLEKEGGETVSSKELAKREKLTPAQVRKDLSFFGSFGTRGLGYPVSELRLQISAILGINRTWRVALIGVGNIGSALVSYKEFAKQGFQIVKLFDNDQRKIGSNHKGIVISDIKYLEKELKEARIEMVVVAVPATVAQYIVDDVVKAGIKAILNFAPVNLKVPLDVYLRDENMSMELEYLSFAIVNNYTEKKVRV encoded by the coding sequence ATGGTTAACAACACCAATCGGCTGGCGGCTGCGATAGGCAACAAACGCATCTCCGAATCTACCATACACCGCCTTTCTCTGTACTACCGGGCGCTTTTCCTGCTTGAGAAGGAAGGTGGCGAGACGGTCTCCTCCAAGGAACTGGCCAAACGCGAGAAGCTGACACCGGCGCAGGTACGCAAGGACCTTTCGTTCTTCGGGTCATTCGGCACCAGGGGACTTGGCTACCCGGTCAGCGAACTCAGGCTGCAGATTTCGGCTATTCTCGGTATCAACCGCACTTGGCGGGTGGCCCTGATCGGGGTGGGCAACATCGGCTCGGCGCTGGTCAGCTACAAGGAATTCGCCAAACAGGGGTTTCAAATAGTCAAGTTGTTCGACAATGACCAGCGCAAGATCGGTTCCAACCACAAGGGCATCGTAATTTCCGACATCAAGTACTTGGAGAAAGAGCTCAAGGAAGCCCGCATCGAGATGGTGGTTGTAGCAGTACCTGCGACCGTCGCCCAGTACATCGTTGATGACGTCGTGAAAGCCGGAATCAAGGCGATCTTGAATTTCGCGCCCGTCAACCTCAAAGTTCCGCTCGATGTCTACCTGAGAGATGAGAACATGTCGATGGAGCTCGAGTACCTCTCGTTCGCAATTGTAAACAACTACACGGAGAAGAAAGTCAGGGTATAG